In the Nerophis lumbriciformis linkage group LG18, RoL_Nlum_v2.1, whole genome shotgun sequence genome, gtatatatatatatatatatatatatatatatgtttttttttacttaaaagtaCCCGTTTTGTTGACAAAGTGCCCTCGCATGGAGTAACAAAGTGCATTCTGAACCTGCCTCGTTTCAAAGAAGGTGCAATTAAGGACAGGAGAagtgggggggctggagcctatcacagctgcaggCGGGCGGAATGCAGTTGAGGGAAAATGGAGTGCACGACTTGGctacaaccagcagaggcgctgtcgaTTCATTCACGGAGCTACGCCAACACTCTGGCGCCCACTCTCTgcccaatacaaaaaaaaaaaaaatagagtgtTACAATAGCCTATCCCCGGTCGAGAAGTAGGTGGAAATTAAACTTGTGCATGCTGGTGTCTTGGGCTGAGTGTGTTTGGAGAGAAGTACATTGAGGCTGGCAGCTCAAGGTGCATGTTTGAACAGGCCGGGGCTGACTCACACACTGATGATGTGGCCAGAGGGACCCTGTGGCtgccacgcgcacacacacacacgcacgccgaCACGCGCGCACGCACATTAAACTGCCGCCTCTCCGAGCGTCCTACCCACGATAACACCATACTCTATTATAATCATATCCCTAAAGGGCATTAAAGGACCACAGAGAGGGAGAGGCCTGCTCTGATCCCCCCTCCCCTCCTCTCCCCTCCCACTCCTCCTGCATGGAAACGTGGCTGAGCTGGGGGAGATTATTTTTTTGGAATGCAACAGACATGGCAAGATCCCCTCTCCTTTTGTCCCCCTCCCCCCATGAATCAGCTGCCGATGCACTCCTATTTGCCCTCCAGACTGGGGACAGGTCTCATCGCACAGGTGGACCCTACGGCTAAAAGAAGTCAAACCAAACttctttctttatatatatatatatatcacctccCTCTTTTTTGTTGGGTGTCTTTAGTAAAGCTGTGCAAACATAGAAAAAAAAGGTGCTAATCTTTTCTCTTCTTCACGCTCATTTCTCTCATTTGGGCTTCATGTCGTTTACCTAAACCTGCGCCTTGTCACACaaggacacactgcaaaaagtgaagcacattcattcattcattcattcccaCTCCTCATCCTATCAGGGCAGAAACTGTCAAcgatttgtttttttcataaaaaaacaaacaggtgACTCTGTGTTATCTCTCAACAAACATTCATACAAGCCCGTAAGTACGACATCAAGCCCGCGAGGAGAAGCCAGAATGTTAAAAACACCTTAGCGTCAACGGGGATGTCATATCGCCACATgctgtatatacacgtatacaattATAAAGTGTCAAGTACCCAGTCAACTCAAAACAAAAAAGGGATCAAAAAGCAAAAATTAAGACAAATTTCAACAGGGTGATCTGAAATCGCAGGGCTGTGAGAGCAGTGGGAGCATTTTAAAAACACCATCCCGCCGGCCGCTTGGTCCTGCAACCCTCGAGCCCCCACCAACGTGGATTCGACTCGCCACTATCATTTCTtagaatgcattttctttatcgaGTAAGTAACACTTCAATCGAACCCTCGTCTGACTCTTTCTGGAGCATTTGGAGAGCGAGTGAGAAAGAGAAAGCGAGAAATAGAGAGACAGAGAAAGCTGTTGCATCACAAGTGTGGTGAGTTTTCCTTGCATATGCCATATTATGGCAACGTTGTTTCTATGGTAACTGTACATCGATAGACCTGCAAAAGAATTTAGGAAAAAAAAGCAGTTTTCTCTGGGAAAGATTTGTCCTCGCTTCACCCGTACGACAGCCTGCTCAGAGCTCGAAGGCTGTGAGgacaaaagtaataaaaaaaaactaaaattaaaatCAACTGCATAGTTGCTAAAGAGTGTCTTAGTGTCCTTTATACATTATGCCAATGTATAAAACCCCAATCACTgataagaaagaaatgtcccagaAAGTGGACGTCTTGGGAGCGCGATTAGAAGCATTCATTGCGCTTTAAACCGACTCAAGTGCTtgcacatctactttgtttgccAAAGTGAAAGGAGAAAAGGTTAAATTGTTGGAGACACCCTGATTTGGTTTATAGAGGAATAGTTTTTATGTACGCTTTCTACTCCTCTGTGTGGACAGGTGGAGCAgagtgacagcagtcatttctgaAGTTCATGTCTCAGGGTCCGACCCCCCCTGCTACCTCCTGCAGCTGAGGGCTGTGTGCGTGGGCACCCTCCACCTCCGACTTGAACGCTTCAGAGAGCCGTCCCTTGATGATGTGAGGCTCCAGGCTAGTGTCTGAGCCAGGGCTCAGCAGGCCCATCGGGGCCTCCAGGAGCCCGGCCTCTTGCACCCGAGGCTTTCGGCCCCGGCGAGACGGGATGCCGTTACAACCGTCCTTCTTGAGGTGGCGGTGCAGGTGGTCGGAGCGCACGAAAGTCTTGAAGCAGCTGGAGCACTGGTAGGGCCGCAGGCCTGTGTGAACGCGCATGTGGTTCTTCAGGTCGTAGTTGTGAGCGAAGGCGGCCCCGCATTGCGTACAAAGGTAAGGCTTCTCTCCCGTGTGTTTCCGCATGTGGACTTTGAGCTTGTCCTGCCTGCGAGCAAAGGAAAAAGACATCAAATCAGGCCTGCTTGAGCAATGTCTGTCATGTAGAAAATCCACATATTGATTCTAACACGGTCCGCTAAATATGCtgcaaattgttttattttgagtTAAATTCACGACCATTTGCTTGCATCCACTGGTCTCTCTTTTCCCCGTGAGGTCAGCCAGGCCGCGTGAAATAAAGCCATAAACTCTACATCTTTATCTGTGTAATTGCAGTCAAGAGCGCAACTGTGGACTGGCAATAAAGCTCAATGTTCAGTTGTTCACTGTGTCACTTGGCATTTTTTATGAGGACAACTCCACAGTGACTGACAGCAGCTTACTGATTTTCTAGACAAAAAGAACCCAGAATCATTTTTAAAAACCTGATGTGCCACAATCATGCATTTATTCCATCGATAACAGACAGAACATTTTTTAAACTGGTCCTCAAATGGAATTAAAtgcataaaatacatttatttcgaGGACAGTCTTGCGTCATTTGAGCAATTGCGAATCAAATTCAATTTGTTCCAATCCAGTTGGTTTCGCTATTTGCAGGTAAGAAAATGTATTAAAGAAAATATTTCGAATTCTCAGCTGGTAAATGAAAAACACCCTCTCTTAGAATTACTAAATCTATCGCCTACAAGTAAAAAGCTTATCGCCAAATTTGCCAGCTGCTTCATTATGCCCATTACATCAGCAGACGCTAAAAGAGCATGGGAACAGGAACTAAGAACAACAATACCGAAACTGCAATGGGAACGGACACTCTCTCAAATTCGCAATTGCTCAATTAACAGCAGACATAGGCTCGTGCAGTTTAAAGTGATTCATCGTTTCTATTACTCCAAAGTCTCATTACACAAATGTTATCCTGATACATCTCCACTTTGTGATAAATGTAAAATCAGCTGAAGGATCACTGTCTCATTCGTTTTGGGAATGTCCAATTATTCAACCATTTTGGTCCAGCATCTTCTTCTTTTACTTGGGGGTTTTTCAGAGAAAACCTGTCCCTGACAGGGATATCATTTTGTTTGGGTGGTCTTCAGAAACACAAAAACTTCCAAAATATATTACAGCTGTGTTGCTTCTCGGGACGGTTTTGGCCAAAAGACTCATTCTCAAAGAGTGGAAAACCCCATCTGCACCCAACTTCAGGAACTGGTTAAATGAACTTGTGAACGTAATGACTCttgaaaaaaataagatttataaactctacaaatatgaataaatgggaactaacctggaagcctttactgacatatattgagTCACAACttctagacatttttttttttcgggAAAGGGAGGGGAAGAAAGGAAAGAAGAAGGGAAGAAGAAagggaaaaaagaaaaatatatatttaaaaaaatattttttgtagttTCATTTCTTTTTCATTACTGTTATTATTTTCTGTATTGTTCCCACACTACCATTGCTTTTTTGTCTCACTTTTGATGGTTTTGTCATGGTTTACTTGCTTTTTTgtgtgacttaaaaaaaaatgtatttgtatttttaatttttttgcatctGACCAAGCCACGAAAATGTGACtttcttctttatttttaagtgtgAACGGTGGAGAGGTCCCCAGGAGGTGAtctagtgatcacttcctgaggatccttgatCCTTGATGccatcttgctatggtctggatcGTCTGCTGATCTTGAGCCAGtgtgggatggatggatatatacaatatctgggtactttttctcataatgttaatactgtaaaccttgagttgttaaagCCCAAGTGCACTTATCTCCTCAAGAgtgcatgtgagtgtggatgagtggatgtgtgcatgtatgaAGGGTCTGAGTGAGCAAAGTATGGTtgtcaaatgtgattttaactgtaaaattcaataacatatatttgaaaaaaaacaacaaaaaactgacATATGGGACAATTCATTGAAACAATTTAGCTTCCTAATTTAAGTCCCACAACTCATATTGGAGGAGATTTTCACTTCTGAGTATATGTAGAGAGAAAGCTGCTTTTAAAAGCATACTGCATTTCCCCCCCTAAATTTCTTAGAAGAGTAAATAGAAGTTAACcacaattaagaaaaaaaaaatattgcatgccATTCTATTACAGTGGTCTACATTTTGTGCAACTTGTATTCCTGAAATATTACTGGTGTAACTGTTACTACTGTATACTATTATAACATGCATAATTTACACAATAATGCACTGCACTTTGTACTTTGATAAGAATGCCTTCATCATGCTCCTGCACCTTTACCATGGAACCTTCAACTACGTAAGGAATAGAAAAGGATTAACTCtcttgagcaacaacttgaatgaACTGTCATATATTACAAATGTTAGATGACCAGATGCAGGAACACACAAAGCAATAACACAAACACTTGCTGGAGATTCCCGCTGACACAAGTGAATTGTTTTAGGAcagggctgttttttttttaccgcgtgCAGCGCACTCGTAACCCTGATCAAACAGGATTAAGATTACAAATACTTCCCACTGCCGGTCGAATTTAACCGAGAGGCCAATTCCAAGTTGTCTTCTCTAATTGCTGTGCCAGCAGGCAAGGTATTTGTGCATCTATTTCCAGGCGCAAATTCTCTGATTGATAAATTAAAATCAGGAAATCAAGGAAAATAAGGGCCTCCTAACTACGGAGAAAGTCAACTGACTTGAGACTGGTTGCAGCCGCATAAAGCAGATTTCAGGAGGTAAAGGCAGGACAAAGCGAAAGGGGAGTGGGGGTGTTTAACTACAGTGCTGTGGGCAATAATCAACATAAGCAGAGATCAAAAGTTCAAATGGCTGCACTGAAGCACACAGAGCACAACCCTGTACCCCCCCGCCCCCTATTGAACTTTATAGCAGCCCTCCACTCGATAACACCAGCAAGCCTTCTTTTTATAGGACCCCTGTGCTAAACAACCAGGACTTTGCTTTAGACACTGTCAAAATAAAATCCGCTTTTATAACCATGTATATTCCAGTGAAATATTCCACATGCTAAGCCATGCAAAAATAAACAGCAGGCTTGATCTTAATGCAAAGCCTAATTCTTCTACTCTTGACTTGGCGGCACTCCCTACTTGCTGGGTGCTTTGCCCAGAGACTGTTAATACATGTGACATGGGGCCGACGCTTCATTAATTGGGCTTACCTGGTAAAGCGCACTTTGCAGATGGCGCACTCATAGGGTTTCTCTCCCGTGTGTGTTCGGATGTGGCGGGGTAGCTTGCCTGCTCCTTGAATGACCTTGGAGCATATGGGGCACTTCTGAAAGGCCTTAGAGCGCATCTTCCTCTCCCCTCCACCTCCCCCGCTGGCCCTCGCTCCCACTCCCCTCTCCCCTCCGCCAACCCTGTCATGGCCGGCGTTGCCTCGTGATAGCCACAGCGGTGCTGCTCCTTGTGTCACGGCGGCAGAGGGCGTGTCCTCGAGCTGCGCGCTGTTGAAGTAATTGTAGTAAAATTCCATATCAGGGTCATCGCCGTCGCCCGGCTCTTCCCCGGCCGCCCCGCACTCCTTCTGCCTCTCGATGGAGTTCATCATCCTCTGCAGGAGGGCACTGGCTGAGCCTCTGTCCCTTGCCATCAGCTGCCTGGCCCCGTCTTCTGCCTCTGTTGCGTCGTGCCCTGATCGAACCTCAGGGGTGAGGTAGAAGTGCCCATTTTGGGATGGAGGGTAGTAAAATGACGGAAGGTTTATCCCGTTGCCTTGCACCGCTTCCACGTCCTCGTCCTCGtcgtcctcttcttcctcc is a window encoding:
- the zbtb7a gene encoding zinc finger and BTB domain-containing protein 7A, translating into MSSGAGGRGGRRLRGTAGGGNSGYRGGAGEAEEGPVGIPFPEHSADILGSLNKQRLSGLLCDVLLVTQDREFPAHRSVLASCSSYFHKLFTSGAAADQRNVYNIDFVAAEALEALLDFVYTATLTVSHTSVADILAAARLLEISPVQDVCTHLLDTKVLSPPAGIEQREGDEERGRGGGEQGNQVRAREFLEYFQRGAHWSSSCSTPELRDLPTHLHFNHGNGGTPSNGAPGGPGDYYSPLALALAQPPTHEQEEEEEEDDEDEDVEAVQGNGINLPSFYYPPSQNGHFYLTPEVRSGHDATEAEDGARQLMARDRGSASALLQRMMNSIERQKECGAAGEEPGDGDDPDMEFYYNYFNSAQLEDTPSAAVTQGAAPLWLSRGNAGHDRVGGGERGVGARASGGGGGERKMRSKAFQKCPICSKVIQGAGKLPRHIRTHTGEKPYECAICKVRFTRQDKLKVHMRKHTGEKPYLCTQCGAAFAHNYDLKNHMRVHTGLRPYQCSSCFKTFVRSDHLHRHLKKDGCNGIPSRRGRKPRVQEAGLLEAPMGLLSPGSDTSLEPHIIKGRLSEAFKSEVEGAHAHSPQLQEVAGGVGP